DNA from Coffea arabica cultivar ET-39 chromosome 10c, Coffea Arabica ET-39 HiFi, whole genome shotgun sequence:
GCAATAATCAACAACAAGTAGTTCATTTATTTACTAGTTTATTGGAATTAGGTTTTTAGTGATTGTGTTATTTAGGAGTATCTACAAGAACCAGTTATTTCCCATATCACCGGATATTTGTACAAATAAAGAAGGTCTGAAAAATTCAATCCAAAAGCATAATGGGAGCTTGATGAGATTTTTGGTAATCATCACgtcatgttatttttctttagtgttgatttttttttttcgcattTGGTAAATATGCTTCttttatagttgttattgtgGTTGTTTTCCTTCAATTTATGCATGCTGATTATTCCCTCCAACTATCAACGAGGTAcatattttgttaaaaatgCAAATTAAATTGCTCAAACTAATCAGAAATTTAAGAATTTGATTTGACATTACCGCCTTCACATTTGGATTTGGTCAGAACAAGATTTAACTAAGGAATGCATGCCAATTAACTAAACAAGCCAGCTTAGCTACtgcaaatttgaagaaaattgatAAAAAGAAAACTGCAATTTCCAATTAATTATCAACCTTGATGGATTACATTCTCATCAACAACAGTTAGAAATCAGCAGCTTCTTATAAAACATCAATTCTCTCATAGCATTTAACATGATATCAGATGTTGATTACAATCTtaaagtagtttttttttttttttttttgtgtgcatGTATCAGAACAAAGCACAACGGTGGCGAAGGCCGATATCCGCCAAGTCCCATTTCCAGTGCCACGGCCAGGTCCTTGTGAACGGTTTACTTGTAACATTCTTGCTGCTCTTTCTGGCTTCTGTGACAACAATGACAATTGCATGTGCCTCGAAGCTTGTTAATGGCGATGGCACTGCAAAATTTCCTTTCCCCAACTCGAAGAGGAGAAAGTTTTAAACCTTAATTAAATGTTAAAACTTTATTTCATACTTGAAGTGTCCCGAATTATGGAGCTGAATTGATCATGGGTTTAATGTGTAATTTTATTTGTACATGACTTGTCATTAATTTCTCTATTACAACTTtaaaaacatgaaaaataaatacttttcaGTTTTGTTCTCATAGGCTAGCACAAATTGCTATCAAACTTGTTATCAATGCTAAATGGGAATCAACTGACAAGTGGTGCTTAGGGAATATGCACAGAAAGATAATAGCGCAGTGGACCTGTAATCAACCTTGAACTTTTTCTAAGGCAAAATGTATAATCAACCCATGATCTCATCATCTTGTAATTTCTGGGCTTCATCACCATCATACCTAAAAGCTCCGACCTTAGAGCTTCAAGATCGACAGGAAGCAATTAGTTGCAACTTGCAAAGTGTTCTCCAGCCCAAGGCATAAAAACGAACACAAAAGGccgaaaaaaagaagaagaaagaaaccctTATGAATGTTATTGTTAGGTTGGTATTTGTGCTCGTCCTACACTGGTTTGTGCTTTGATTGTTATATTTGAAGTTCATCTTGATTAGAAACTGCTAATTCGacctcttttcaatttttgtagGTAAAATACCTGATCAAGTAGGAAATGGACTGAAAACGGGGAAGGACCAGAGAAAGTCAGGTGCCGGACAAGCCACCAGTCTTAGCGCTGAACATTGTTGGGTCAATAATTAAAATTGTTTCAAAGCATGTTCGGGCCCAAACTTGGGGCTAGATTTCGGGCCAGACATTTTCTGGAGTTTTTTCATATTTTGGCTTAGACAGTGTCATGGGCCTGACATTGCGCTGGACATTGGCGAAAACCTATTCGAATTCgacttttgacaatttttcaAGACTTAATCGTATTGCATAGTTTAGAGCACTATAAGTAGGGGGTTGTTTAGAACGTTTTTAGGAGAGGAAAAAATATTAGGAAAACTTTAgttcatattttttatattttcttctgGATCAAGACCAAGATGAGGAAGATAATGAGCAATCAACAGCTAAAATTGAGAAGTTTTACTTTTATCCTCACTCTTGTatttatttcttgaattcttagTTTCATTCATGATTATTTTGAACTAATTTAAttctagggttagggttttatgAAGGAGATTGGttaattatttcaattaaattcTTTATAGACAAGCTTCTAGGGTTTGTATGAATTGAGAGGATTATATAACAGGACACTAGATACATAAATATACTAAACCTAAATACAAGAGTAAATTAGTATTTGTATGATGTAATTAAAATCACTTAAAATTCTAAAGGGTTCAATTGAATAGTTGGGATCTCATGAGACAAAAAATCGAATTAGGTACAATTTAGATGTATTGATAGATAATATAAAATGCTTCTATATGATATGTTGTTGGAAAATATCTGGCTAATTAATTCTAACTCTGCAAAAAATCCTACAAGCCCTAGTTTCTTGCCAATTGTTTCTCCGGTCTCTTTTCTTTGACTTGAttgtttaatttatttcttagaTAATGATAAACAAATCTTCTGAATTCGAGTTCCATTGTTTTCTAGAAAAACTAAAGTAAAAAATTAACTCATTTCTATGGATTCGACCTCTAGAATACTCTAGATGATTTTATAATTACGATTAGCTTGTACACTTGAAAAAATTATCAATAAATTGTACcctataaaaataaacaaaacaaaagaaaaaacatcGTGAATTTTGATGCAAAACTTTTCTCCTATTAGGTTTTTATACAATTTGGGATTCTTTGGTAGGATTGACTGAGTCAGTGCAAAATAACATCTTAGATTTGAGAAAGCATCCATTTGCAACCAAAACAAGATTTCCTTCTCTTTGTTGTATTTATTAACGTGTTTTTAATGTATTTATCGCCACTAGTGAGACTAAATGTGAttattttatttgtgaaaaaaaaaatatgcattTGGTGTAAACTAGCAACAAGGACCTTTCGTCCTTGTATCAATTATCAAGCATTCTCAAAGAATTTAGATTCCTAAGCATTAGTGGAAAGTGAATAGGTAAACAATAGATTTCCATTGAACTTTCGGACAAGAAATTTACATCTTTGCTTCGATGGACATAATACCCTTGAGGATATAGTCCTAATGCCTAACTAACGCTAATATTAAGATTCTTGATAACACCACTTCTTGAGAATGCCAAGAGAAATTCTCTTGCCATGATTTTAACATCGTGCCATTGTTCATTTGCTACATAAAGATATCTATTGTCCTAATTAATCGAAGCTCAGTTGAAATTTAAGTGGGCACATTTTACTCAGGAAGTGGAATGTCCGCTAAATCCTCCCTATGTGGAATCTGATCTCCACGATCTCGATTAAGATTCCCATCCTCCATATGAATTTGGGCATTTGGATCATGCTTTGCTGACTCTTCGAATGTGTTAACCGTGTCTTTGCGAAACATGAGATAGATCACAGCAAGAATGTAGACTGCCATCAAGGGAAATACTAGGATTCCAATGAACACATTGCCTACTTTTGGTAAGCTGTTATGGATTAGCCATCCAACAAAACCTGTGCTGAGGTAGTAAATATTGATGCCAATGAGTCCTAACCCCAAAATCCAGGAAATCACGATTATCTGCAGCAAATATTGAAATTTTAGCCAAACCAATTCTTGGTCAAAATGAATTTATATTAGAAGTAATAATGTAGAGTGTAATTAGAGGGGAATGTCAATGAATAATATAAATGTCGTTGCCTATTAGGGAATATGAAGGTGACTTAATTAGGATTACGCCTAAAATTCTTCTATTTGGTGCATCAAGAGGTAcaacgataaaaaaaaaaaaaaaaaataggcctATTATCTCTTCACAATAAGATAAATATTTTTCATCAAAGTGCATGCAATTCAAAGTGTCCTACTaacttccaattttttttttccccaacgGAAtagaacacacacacacaaacaatgATTTGACACGCAGCAAGCATCAGTAAACCGGCCCGAAAGCAATTTAAGGGAGATCTACAAGAAACACCCATCCAATCAATTGGAGACAGGAAGGTGCTCTTATAAACCTTAAACTCAGAATAAATACCCCACGATAAACCGATGTGGGATGGTGACCCAACCCCCTCCCGCGTACTAACTTCCAATTTATATGTGCTTATATCGCAAGGCAGCACAttagaaatataaaaataaaacataCATCTATAccatcaattttctagatgcaATTAGTTGTTTCAatataaaaagtcaaaaagtgcaAATGCTCACATATATGGAGTTCTTGTAAGGGCCCATCTTTGTGGTACTGCTGCTAAACTTGAGAAGGGGGATGAGGGCAAAAGGTAGTTCAAAAGAAAGTATCATCTGCACAGGCCAAAGAGGAAAAATCCGGTCAATTAGAGAGCAAATGGTAGTTCAAAAGAAAGTTCTGTTAAGTTGGCTTTTTggttattaaaataaaaaattttatagtacaTTAGAGAGTACAAACTGAAGCTATTATAATGAGCCGTCCAGCCCCCGAAGATCCACCAATTATTGATACAATAAGACTTGGTGTGATTGCAATGCACCTGGTCATCAGATTCCTCAACCACTTCTTCATCTTAAGGTCCAAGAATCCCtattgttttgaaaaaaaaaaaaaacccaaaagcTCATTTTAGAAAACTTTTGATAAAAATATCGAAATTGTTAAAGCACTAAGAAGATACAAATTTCCCAGACCTGCATAATAAACTGCCCAGCATATGTGCCAGTTATTGTAGAGCTCTGTCCAGATGCTAATAATGCTATTGCATAAATTGTAGAGCTCGATCTTCCGAGAACATTCTGTACGTTAAGGAAAATAATTTTGTTTAACCAGGAAGAGCCTATGCAGCTAGGATTTCAAGAGTAAAATGGGTAAGTTAAacttttcttgactttttttcgAGTTTTATTATGGTTCTTGATATACAATTTGAGCTTAGCAATTCTGACAGAATATCAAATAAGTGGCTTAAAAATAGAGGGTCAGAAATATTTTAACTTTAGGAACTTttctattttatcaaaattgtggCATTGACCTAAAATGGAATATGAAACTGTccccttaaaaaaatgaaatttttaataaatgtCCTTTTTAAATTAAATCTTTTGCCCTCACAACACCTTTAAACAAGTTTATATTGTGCATGTAATGTATAAAATTAACCATTTCCTCCTAAGGTCCACGTCTCAAATTGGACAAGGGGCTCTGCATcataattccttttattttttttttcaattcttggaGTTGAATTTAAATCCggtcttttttttctctcgcaAAAGAAGTTAAGATGGAAAGCAGTTGTAATAAAATATGAACAGGATTCCATTGCATTACAAGCCATCAATCAGGCAAGTTTTCAGCAATTATGACAAAGACAAGGAATTAGTCAGCATAATTTGCGTAAAACAATTGCCTAAGAAAGAATTATTTTAATTTACCTTGAGAAGGAAAGAGGCAGAGTCAAGACTAAGATCATTGCAACTTTCAATTATTTCTTGTGAAAGGTTTTCTCCCGAGCAAACAGCTCCGGACACAGATACAATTGCAACATTGATTAAAAAGGCCACAAACAATGCAAATCCACTTTCTATGAGAAAGAATCGACATGCATCCTGCATATTGAAGCACAAAACAAGTTGAAATTAATCACTGTATATGCTAAATAATTGTTATTTTCATTTAATTAATTGTATTCTTTtccattcttaattttttttcattttttttactttaatcTTTTTTATGTGAATAATGATCTTAAATTTCCTTACGTTGATGCCCCGCACTGAGTTTGGTACTTTTCGAGAAAGCACAAGAGCTGAATGAAGGAAGAGGTTATGCCTGTCAACATTCGaagcaaccaagaaaaaaaaaaaaaagaagaagaagaagaagaagaaaggaaatgtaGGGATTAATAATgataaagaaaataattttgaaaagaattggGGCTTGATATTCTTGAATATTTGATCAATGTTAGGGACGTGTTTGGACTTACGGCATTACCAGTGCACCCAATAGAGCAATGGCGTCGGCTGTGGCACTGTTACCCTTGAGTTTAGGAACAAACATGCCCTTAAGCACGTCTTTGGCTGGAGGCTTTACGCAACTTAGTTCTCCAAAAAAACATGCAGCCATGACGAATACTAGAACTGCAACCAACAATTCAAGCTTCCTCACCTATTTTTCCACCAAAGAATAATGAAATTGATTAATTAATCAGAGTaaacaaagacaaaaaaattaagaaactcTTTTGTCTCCATAGTTATTAACTGGGATAATTCGAATTTGCACGCAGATAATCCATCAGGAACGTATCAATTTGGACTCTTAACTTCTATTTAGACTGCTTAAACCCTTAAAATTTTTGTTCATTGGTCGAAATTAGTCGCGCGCCGATTGTCAACAACAACATTTCTTAATATCAgttatttcttttattatttcttattaaaagAATCGAAATAAATCTATCAAgataatttttttgttaacatATATACATCTTCTTGATATCATTTAAGGGTTGATTTAAACACTTATTGTCAATCACCATCTTCTTTGTTAGTGAAGTTTTTTCACCCTTATTTTTGCATAGCAGCACAATTGTTGTCAAAACAAATTATCACCGAGTCACAAATGATTTTAAGGACTATTTagattctttttttaattttttttttgtgtaagtgGGAGATTAAGAACTAATTAGATGGTAACAAGTAAAGCTTACAAAATCTGCCACAATTTAGGAAGCTAACTACATAGCAGTCTGGCGTTAATATTGCATTAAAATAATTGGATATGAACAAGTAGAGGGCTATAAAATAGTAATGAAACAAAAAGAAGGGAAGACAATGAAAGTTCAAAGAAAATTAGGACTGGCATGAAGATGTTCGTAGGACCCTTTTCTACCCCCAATTAATGAATCATATCGTTGGCTGCTGTTTTTGGAAATCAAAAACTTTGACATTTTTTAATTTGATGCATTTATGAAATACCAACTTTTCAAGTTGCATCAGTGCAATTTGCTATAAGATTCAGTGTCTTTCATTTAATGAGATAAAATCTTGGGTTCATCTTTGACTTCTCTGGACCAATGTTACAAAGAAAAGTATACACATATTTTGATTTCTTCATTTATCATGTATATCCTTTCATATCTTCTTTTCCCACATTAAATTCCATGCAGATTTACACAAATGTTTTATCCTGACACATTGCATAAATAAATTGATTGAAATTCAAACTTTTCTATAGACGTTCCATGACCAGATTACAtgaatgaaagaaattaaaaaaaaaaaaagagaataacaGAAAAGAAGAACGGCAAATTGTCATTCAAAGGCGTTTGAAAGTTAggtaattttctaaaaatccttttattgTATAAAATTGTCTAGGGATGTTTCTTTTTAAAAGCATCATACATATTCTCTAAATATCTTATTGAATtttaagagaaaaatgaaagggaTTTATTTGATTGGCCAATGTTATGTGTCAAATAACTAGTTTTTCATTAAAATTGACGAAATAATGCATGGCAAATTTTGGTTCCAAGATCTAATTTGTAGACTGCATAGTCAAAAGAACAACTAAAAAAATGCAACTGGAATTTCTTGTAAATTAGGTTGATGTTGTAGTCCTAAAATAaatggggcaaaaaaaaaaaaaaaaaaaagagcctcCTAGAAGTCATTCTCAAGTGCTTGTGAAGCCAATAATTTGTCCATTTCCATTTTGTCCATTTCTGTTGTATTAAATAGAATTTTGGGAGGTGCTGACCATTAAATTCTTCTTGTTGAAGAGAATATTTGGACTGTAATTAAAGCATATGTCGGCAAAAATTTCAAGTGACAAAGGCATAATAAAGCAAGATTTGTATGAATTAGACACATATAAGGTGACAAAAAGGGTAATATATAGCCATAAATGATGAGTCATTATTTggtgtttgtaaagaagaaaatCAGAATAGGGATAATAAGAATGAAGCAAGAAGCACAATTTTCATGCTAGTATGATCCATATCAAGTACAAAACTAAAAACAACTAAAGGAAAGATACAAGTTCATAGGATTATGTTATAATAAGCATCTATTTAGTGAAATGATGGGAAAAAAACTTTTGGCAAAAACCAAGACAAAAAAAGAATCTCATTTTTAGAATGAATTTTAGTACTATATCCCTTCTTCAAAAGAGAAACAACACAAATTATGCCCCACTTTTGTTTAATATTCTTCCTAAGATGAGGGAACATTTGGAGGGTTACAAAACATAGGGAAGTTTTTTGTAATTCGGGTATTTCCAAAGAAAAAATGGTAAACTAAGCCAGAAGTTCATAATACCTTAATTTGAATTTCCTTATTCTCGAAGCTATTAAATTCTTCAATTTAACAAACATCTCGAATCCGGTTAAAAATTGATTCAATTGTTTTACCCATGTTACTAAAAAGGGGGGAAAATCCTTTAAACTgtgaattaataattttataTATCTAGAAGAAAAGGTTTCGCAAATGGCATCTTGAATTGTTTAGTATCCCACAATTTAACTTATCATATTTTAGTATACCATAGCGTGGATAAATTACCCacaaaagaaatcagaaaaCCTGAACCACTAAGCAAAGAAATATGCTTCCATAAAACATTGAATTTGCTTGCAAAAAGCATCAATGTTTCAACCTTCATGTTTCTAAGTTTAAAAATAAGTGGAGTGGTTGAAATTTGATGACCCTCTTATGAGCTTCTTTTTGCATGCTAGAACGTCACATTCAATTGTATATGTCTCTCGtatgactttttctttttttttttcctttgataaatttgattgtAATTGTCTTCTATCAATTAAAAAGGTAAAAGAATGTTTGTGGATTCTTAGACGTAAGTATAGAAtataaaacaagaagaaaaagcaaATCATCTTAattaatgaagaaaagaaaagatcttATTCAACATTCGAGTTCTTCAAATGTCTGAACTCCTTTACTAGGGGCAAATGGCAATCTCAAGGAGTGAAATGTTAGTGATTTTATATCAAACATATTATCTTTAAGGCCGAAACTTGGGCAGATCGGCTCTTCAAAACTCAATGGCCTCGATTGTGTCACACTATCTCACCAAGTGGTGTTGCATAATTTGATTCACTGAGTTTTTGAAAATTGGGTCTACCCAAGTGTAAGCCATCTTTAAATGTCTGTTTAGGCAGAGAGTCGACAAgattattttgtaattattgaaCAAGTAATCCAATATGACTAAATCTTGTAGGGTATCTACAATCACTGGAAAAGTTAAATACCAGCTGCATTTTCTCTTATCAAAAAGCTAGCTAAAAAGAGtcgatctttttttttaataacgataacatttgtataacctattATATCCTATTCTAGGAAAAGGGAAAACCTAATTGATGGGAAACACCATCGGGGGAAGCTACTGAAGTGGCAAGCCACAAATAGTAGCTGGTGAAACTTCAAGGGTTCAAAACTTAAAATCTTGGTGGTGACCAACAGATCAAATGAATGTTGCCCAAAAAAGAGTCAATCAAGCTGGTTCAAAACATATGGTAGGTCCTCTTGTATATACACAAAGGACCAATTTGTAGAATTGTGCAAGGACAAACTTTGACCATGAGAATTTGATTGATGCAACTAAAAGAAAGAGACAACATAAATAAATAGGATAAATTGACTTACTCCATATTTTTGCAGACCGAGAAGTAAGAGAGTGCTCATCCCAGTACAAAGAACTCCAACCCACAGTGGGATGTGGAACAATATATTAAGTCCAAATGCTGTCCCAATCACTATCATAAGACAAAGTAGTTAAAACACTCTTATAATCTGTAATGTTTGTTCATCACTTATTGGAATTCTGTGTGCAGTCGGTACTAATACATGCATAAATGTGACGTGAATTATTACACAAAATATCTGCTTTTGTAACTTTATATTTATCAGCATGGACAGTTTCAGAATATTTATTTTGAGCAGTGAATTTCATACACATACAGTTTGAAATTCACATAAAATGATATAGAATTTTTATGAGGACAAAACTTACACTCAATATATTgtttttattaaaagaaaagaatgtaTGTATAGTAAAAAGATGATTTGGATagcataataaaaattttcaaaataaaatacatactttatcaaaaatttcaaacatCCAAACGGAGAGTCTATAGTTTTCCTTCATCACCTATTGAAACCGGTTGTATGGCCAGCATGCAGAAGTGGAAAGTGTAATCAATGCACAAAATATTT
Protein-coding regions in this window:
- the LOC113713640 gene encoding metal transporter Nramp7.2-like; protein product: MDALELQAQANIGGSKRIVAVDENRPSIDESKHFDLDHEPQEEKPGWRKFLSFVGPGFLVSMAYLDPGNLETDLQAGANHGYELLWIILIGLIFALIIQSLAANLGVTTGRHLSELCKAEYPKYVKYSLWLLAEVAVIAADIPEVIGTAFGLNILFHIPLWVGVLCTGMSTLLLLGLQKYGVRKLELLVAVLVFVMAACFFGELSCVKPPAKDVLKGMFVPKLKGNSATADAIALLGALVMPHNLFLHSALVLSRKVPNSVRGINDACRFFLIESGFALFVAFLINVAIVSVSGAVCSGENLSQEIIESCNDLSLDSASFLLKNVLGRSSSTIYAIALLASGQSSTITGTYAGQFIMQGFLDLKMKKWLRNLMTRCIAITPSLIVSIIGGSSGAGRLIIIASMILSFELPFALIPLLKFSSSTTKMGPYKNSIYIIVISWILGLGLIGINIYYLSTGFVGWLIHNSLPKVGNVFIGILVFPLMAVYILAVIYLMFRKDTVNTFEESAKHDPNAQIHMEDGNLNRDRGDQIPHREDLADIPLPE